In Leopardus geoffroyi isolate Oge1 chromosome D1, O.geoffroyi_Oge1_pat1.0, whole genome shotgun sequence, a single window of DNA contains:
- the LOC123602527 gene encoding olfactory receptor 52B6: MALSSARSTAAVNDSDTRTTGCLLTGIPGLEHLHIWLSIPFCTMYVAALAGNGILICIILSQPSLHEPMYIFLSMLASADILLSTSTMPKTLANFWLGSSHISFDGCLTQMFFIHFLFVADSAVLLAMAFDRFVAICSPLRYTTVLTSTVIGKIVAATLTRSLIIMFPSIFLLKRLRYCRINIIAHTFCEHMGIARLSCSDISINVWYGLAAALLSTGLDIILIAVSYIHILRAVFRLPSRNARSKALSTCGSHVCVILLFYVPALFSVFAYRFGGRRIPRYVHILLANLYVVIPPMLNPIIYGARTKQIWEGAKQMFSHLAKESK; encoded by the coding sequence ATGGCCCTTTCATCTGCCAGGAGCACGGCTGCCGTGAACGACTCTGACACTCGCACGACAGGCTGCCTCCTTACTGGCATCCCTGGGCTGGAGCACCTGCACATCTGGCTCTCCATCCCCTTCTGCACCATGTATGTAGCCGCCCTGGCAGGCAACGGCATTTTAATTTGTATCATCCTCTCGCAGCCAAGCCTGCACGAGCCCATGTACATATTCCTGTCCATGCTGGCCAGTGCAGATATCTTGCTCTCCACTTCCACGATGCCCAAAACACTGGCCAACTTCTGGCTAGGTTCCAGCCACATTTCCTTTGATGGCTGCCTCACCCAAATGTTCTTCATCCACTTCCTCTTTGTGGCCGACTCTGCAGTCCTGCTGGCCATGGCCTTTGACCGCTTTGTGGCCATCTGCTCCCCTCTGCGATATACCACAGTCCTCACGAGCACCGTCATTGGGAAGATCGTCGCTGCCACCCTGACCCGCAGCCTCATCATCATGTTTCCATCCATCTTTCTTCTCAAGCGCCTGCGCTATTGCCGGATCAACATCATTGCACACACTTTTTGTGAGCACATGGGCATCGCCCGTCTGTCTTGTTCTGATATCTCCATCAATGTCTGGTACGGGTTGGCAGCTGCCCTACTCTCCACAGGCCTGGACATCATCCTTATCGCTGTTTCCTACATTCACATCCTCCGAGCTGTCTTCCGCCTCCCTTCTCGAAATGCCCGGTCCAAGGCCCTGAGCACATGTGGCTCCCACGTCTGTGTCATCCTACTCTTCTACGTCCCtgcccttttctctgtctttgcctACAGGTTCGGTGGGAGACGCATCCCACGCTATGTCCATATCCTCCTGGCCAACCTCTATGTGGTCATCCCGCCTATGCTCAATCCCATTATTTATGGAGCAAGGACCAAGCAGATTTGGGAAGGGGCTAAACAGATGTTTTCACATCTTGCCAAGGAATCTAAATAA